The Pusillibacter faecalis genome has a window encoding:
- a CDS encoding ABC transporter substrate-binding protein encodes MMKKLGSFLLILALTAGTLAGCGGSGGNSSDAAEKDTLTVVINSDPGTLDPHDNVNFAPHQVKRQIYETLVVRNDEGELVPWLAESWEYEDDETLVFQIRQGVKFHNGEELKASDVLFSLKRALDDNTTGAIQVNRIDFNRCEVMGDYTVKIVTDGPYAMQLAMLENPLISMISEKAYTESGGDFFEAPIGTGPYKLVSYAAGDSVVLEANEEYWREGEPHIPNLIFRVITDASSRAIEAESGGADIVYDISANDVERVAANPGVNLVSMAGYNTSYLLFNQNREPLSDIRVREAIFLALDVPTAIEVAYGSFGELGSGIVSPGVEGRHPDLTPYFPTRDLERAKQLLEEAGYGGGLTLEIICENSNQQRMDFCEAAQAQLAEVGITLVPKFLDANDWAATTINGGTDIAIYGTTASTGEAGRILMRYAPGIAEYGAVNWTGPEAEAYAELLNTALVTIDADARNTMYHTCQELLMENFVCYPIWHKEINAALQLDVQGFHLMPTYENHYLQYVYFG; translated from the coding sequence ATGATGAAAAAACTAGGTTCTTTTCTACTCATCCTGGCACTGACGGCCGGAACGCTGGCCGGATGCGGAGGTTCTGGCGGAAACAGCTCAGACGCCGCGGAAAAGGACACATTGACGGTGGTCATTAACTCTGATCCAGGCACGCTGGACCCTCATGACAACGTCAACTTCGCACCTCACCAGGTAAAGCGTCAGATATACGAAACGCTGGTGGTCCGCAATGACGAGGGGGAGCTGGTGCCCTGGCTGGCGGAGAGCTGGGAATATGAGGATGACGAAACGCTGGTCTTTCAAATTCGCCAGGGAGTGAAATTTCACAACGGCGAGGAACTCAAGGCAAGCGATGTGCTCTTTTCCTTAAAGCGCGCTTTGGACGACAACACCACCGGTGCAATTCAAGTCAACCGCATCGATTTTAACAGATGTGAGGTAATGGGAGATTATACTGTTAAGATTGTAACAGATGGACCGTATGCCATGCAGCTGGCCATGCTGGAAAACCCCTTGATCTCTATGATCAGTGAGAAGGCATACACCGAGTCCGGCGGCGACTTTTTCGAGGCTCCCATCGGCACCGGGCCCTACAAGCTGGTGTCCTATGCTGCTGGCGACAGCGTGGTGCTGGAGGCCAATGAGGAGTACTGGAGAGAGGGCGAGCCCCACATTCCAAACCTGATCTTCCGTGTCATCACGGACGCCTCCAGCCGGGCCATCGAGGCGGAATCCGGCGGCGCCGACATTGTCTATGATATCAGCGCCAACGATGTAGAGCGCGTGGCCGCCAACCCCGGCGTCAATCTGGTATCCATGGCGGGCTACAACACCTCCTATCTGCTTTTCAACCAAAATCGGGAGCCTCTCTCTGATATCCGCGTTCGGGAGGCGATTTTCCTGGCACTGGACGTCCCCACAGCCATTGAAGTGGCCTACGGCTCTTTTGGCGAGCTGGGCAGCGGCATCGTCTCTCCGGGTGTGGAGGGCCGTCATCCCGATCTGACCCCTTATTTCCCGACACGGGACCTGGAGCGGGCGAAGCAGCTGCTGGAGGAGGCTGGATATGGCGGCGGGCTGACTCTGGAGATCATTTGTGAAAACTCCAATCAGCAGCGTATGGATTTCTGCGAGGCGGCGCAGGCCCAGCTGGCGGAGGTTGGCATCACGTTGGTTCCGAAGTTCCTAGATGCAAATGACTGGGCCGCCACAACCATCAACGGCGGTACGGATATTGCCATATACGGCACGACCGCCAGCACCGGCGAGGCCGGTCGAATTTTGATGCGCTATGCGCCGGGCATCGCTGAATACGGCGCTGTAAACTGGACCGGCCCAGAGGCCGAGGCCTATGCGGAGCTTTTGAACACGGCTTTAGTCACCATTGATGCCGACGCGCGCAACACCATGTATCACACTTGCCAGGAACTGCTGATGGAGAACTTCGTCTGCTACCCCATCTGGCACAAGGAAATCAACGCGGCGCTGCAGTTGGATGTGCAGGGATTCCATCTGATGCCAACCTATGAAAATCATTACCTACAGTACGTCTATTTTGGATAA
- a CDS encoding enoyl-CoA hydratase/isomerase family protein: MSEPTVQTASEPVILTEKKGYIGYIILNRPKKLNAINWQVYREMIPAIEKMETDDDVKVVVLKGAGRCFSAGFDLSEPSFDDHEENRRMYERVAHRARWKLWSLPKPTIAQIHKFCLGGAHETMMACDMAICSDDTTFGIPEIKFGQGSCFPILPYSMTLRKARELILTGENYDAKTALEYGVVNYSVPMEELDAKVMELAKKLALVPTPALKLQKRCINRAVENMGFGYQVEQWLDILCLGILWKNEEVDNFYKKVAEVGMKEATVWHEQQLDAKLQADLEKA; this comes from the coding sequence ATGAGTGAACCGACTGTTCAAACCGCAAGCGAGCCTGTCATTTTGACAGAGAAAAAGGGCTATATCGGCTACATCATTCTTAACCGCCCCAAAAAGCTTAACGCCATCAACTGGCAGGTCTACCGGGAGATGATCCCCGCGATTGAGAAGATGGAAACCGATGACGACGTCAAGGTTGTGGTTCTGAAGGGCGCTGGACGGTGCTTCTCCGCCGGCTTCGACCTCTCTGAGCCAAGCTTCGACGACCATGAGGAGAACCGCCGGATGTACGAGCGGGTGGCCCACCGGGCCAGGTGGAAGCTGTGGAGCCTGCCCAAGCCCACGATCGCGCAGATTCACAAATTCTGTCTGGGCGGCGCCCATGAGACGATGATGGCCTGTGATATGGCAATTTGCTCTGATGATACCACCTTCGGTATTCCAGAGATCAAGTTCGGTCAAGGCTCCTGCTTCCCGATCCTGCCCTACTCCATGACGCTGCGCAAAGCTCGGGAGCTGATCCTCACCGGCGAGAACTATGATGCCAAGACCGCTTTGGAATACGGTGTGGTCAACTACAGTGTGCCCATGGAGGAACTGGACGCTAAGGTGATGGAGCTGGCAAAGAAGCTGGCCCTGGTGCCAACGCCCGCCTTGAAGCTGCAAAAACGCTGCATCAACCGGGCTGTGGAGAATATGGGCTTTGGTTATCAGGTGGAGCAGTGGCTGGACATTCTGTGCTTGGGAATTCTGTGGAAGAATGAAGAGGTGGATAACTTCTATAAAAAGGTTGCCGAGGTGGGCATGAAGGAGGCCACTGTCTGGCATGAACAGCAGCTGGACGCCAAGCTGCAAGCGGACCTGGAAAAAGCGTAA
- a CDS encoding acetate--CoA ligase family protein, producing MALLLDPLFSPKSVAVIGASANQDRTGYKFTHELLMRFPGKVFPINPKGGEVDGRPMYKSMAEAGEPADLALILVNKKAALAAVTDCAAHGVKVGVMYTAGFGEMGEEGARIQQEMVRVANEHGMRLVGPNCMGVFSHPAGLNLTGEEIPGGDIALISQSGNIGFSLWYDAANYLHTGFSRFVGFGNQADIAVHEYIDYCADDPMSKVIVIYLEGLRPGSGLDFIRSASAAAKKKPVVILKGGRSTAGKRAASSHTGSLAGNEALYSAAFEKAGIVEVKRLDELMPVAQTLMLCPPLKSGNIIVGGTGGGHMIVSTDAAEREGFCMPPFSPEAEEKKEALLYDFAPKGNPFEQAGTFIDNLDVWAQLGEVMLEEPQMDGWFTFGNIGGYLPDLVTNGVDWEAGMRHLVEVKNRFGKPVVAFSLCARSDYPCERVLREGGIPVFDSPDIAMRAMRALREVQVYRDRNLEIGERVIRTGAEPACFAEARTRESRNLTEPEAYGLMESYGIPTAPYTLAKSAEEAASAAEKLGYPVVMKVVSPQIIHKSDYGAVRVGLQNAAAAREAYDAILASCREKAPGAEVHGVLVTRMVSGQEIIAGLVHDRQFGPTLMVGLGGVFVEILKDVNFCILPGTRKELRGKIESLKGYPLLNGARGREKADVDALVELLYNLGRLAVENPEIQEMDINPIFVSAEGAVAADARIIVDGRGSCRGVGPQ from the coding sequence ATGGCTCTTTTACTGGACCCGCTGTTTTCTCCCAAGAGCGTGGCTGTGATTGGCGCCTCTGCCAATCAGGATCGGACCGGATATAAATTTACCCATGAGCTCCTTATGCGCTTTCCCGGAAAGGTGTTCCCCATCAATCCGAAAGGCGGCGAGGTGGACGGACGCCCCATGTACAAGAGCATGGCGGAAGCTGGCGAGCCTGCGGACTTGGCGCTGATTCTGGTGAACAAGAAGGCGGCACTGGCCGCGGTGACGGACTGTGCCGCGCATGGTGTGAAGGTGGGCGTGATGTATACCGCCGGCTTTGGCGAGATGGGCGAGGAAGGCGCCCGCATCCAACAGGAGATGGTCCGAGTGGCCAACGAGCACGGGATGCGCCTTGTGGGGCCCAACTGCATGGGGGTGTTCAGCCACCCGGCGGGCCTGAACCTCACTGGGGAGGAGATTCCCGGCGGCGACATTGCCCTGATCAGCCAGAGTGGAAACATCGGCTTTAGCCTCTGGTACGATGCGGCCAACTATTTACATACCGGCTTCAGCCGTTTCGTGGGCTTTGGAAACCAGGCGGACATCGCCGTTCATGAGTACATTGACTACTGCGCGGACGATCCCATGAGTAAGGTCATTGTCATCTATCTGGAGGGGCTGCGGCCCGGCAGCGGCCTGGACTTTATTCGCTCCGCCTCCGCCGCGGCGAAAAAGAAGCCGGTGGTCATCCTCAAGGGCGGCCGTTCCACTGCCGGAAAGCGGGCGGCCAGCTCTCACACCGGCTCCCTGGCGGGCAACGAGGCGCTTTACAGCGCGGCGTTTGAAAAGGCGGGTATCGTGGAGGTCAAGCGGCTGGATGAGCTGATGCCGGTCGCCCAAACGCTGATGCTCTGCCCGCCGCTGAAAAGCGGGAACATCATCGTCGGCGGCACCGGCGGCGGACACATGATCGTCAGCACCGACGCGGCAGAGCGGGAGGGCTTTTGTATGCCGCCCTTCTCCCCGGAGGCTGAGGAGAAAAAAGAGGCGCTGCTCTATGACTTTGCGCCCAAGGGCAATCCCTTTGAACAGGCGGGAACCTTTATCGACAATCTGGACGTGTGGGCGCAGCTGGGCGAGGTGATGCTGGAAGAACCGCAGATGGACGGCTGGTTCACCTTCGGCAACATCGGCGGCTATCTCCCTGACCTGGTAACAAACGGTGTGGACTGGGAGGCTGGCATGCGCCACCTGGTGGAGGTGAAGAACCGCTTTGGAAAGCCGGTGGTGGCCTTTTCCCTGTGTGCCAGAAGCGACTATCCCTGTGAGAGAGTGCTGCGGGAGGGCGGCATTCCGGTGTTTGACTCTCCGGACATCGCCATGCGGGCCATGCGGGCGCTGCGGGAGGTTCAGGTCTACCGGGACCGGAACCTGGAAATCGGGGAGCGGGTGATCCGCACGGGAGCGGAGCCCGCGTGCTTTGCGGAGGCGCGGACCCGGGAGAGCCGAAACCTCACCGAGCCGGAGGCTTACGGGCTGATGGAGAGCTACGGCATTCCCACGGCGCCCTACACCCTGGCAAAAAGCGCGGAGGAGGCCGCCTCCGCAGCAGAGAAACTGGGCTATCCAGTGGTGATGAAGGTGGTCTCGCCTCAGATCATCCACAAGTCCGATTACGGCGCTGTGAGAGTGGGACTCCAGAATGCCGCTGCGGCCCGGGAGGCCTATGACGCCATTCTCGCAAGCTGCCGGGAGAAGGCCCCTGGCGCTGAGGTCCACGGCGTATTGGTGACGAGAATGGTTTCCGGCCAAGAGATCATCGCGGGCCTAGTCCATGACCGGCAGTTTGGCCCCACGCTAATGGTGGGCCTGGGCGGTGTATTTGTAGAGATTTTGAAGGATGTAAACTTCTGCATCCTGCCTGGAACCCGGAAGGAGCTGCGGGGCAAAATCGAGAGTTTGAAGGGATATCCGCTGCTCAATGGCGCCCGTGGGCGGGAGAAGGCGGATGTAGATGCGCTGGTGGAGCTCCTCTACAACCTAGGGCGTCTGGCAGTGGAAAATCCGGAGATTCAGGAGATGGACATCAACCCGATCTTTGTGTCCGCAGAGGGAGCTGTGGCTGCGGACGCCCGCATCATTGTGGACGGCAGAGGATCTTGCCGCGGCGTCGGGCCGCAGTGA
- a CDS encoding LysR family transcriptional regulator: MDTQKYHALLRAIELGSFSAAAEELGYTPSGIRQMAEAVEREMGFPLLLRGRSGIRPTGACQVLLPRFHELIRAEKLLQLDAAELKGLSVGSVTIGAYSSVAINRLPRVLQQFHQDFPQISICLREGIHQELDTWLENREVDFCLYSGSADKSYDWFPLYQDPMLAVLPLSHPMAGCSSFPIEKIAEEPFIMPGNNGGGYDVVHLLEKNHIKPKIEFSTIENFSALAMIECGLGISIMNEGITLGRLNQVVMTPLEPPQHITIGIEIPSLKTGSPATRKMISYLRKMLTALKAKQRP, encoded by the coding sequence ATGGATACACAAAAATACCATGCTCTGCTGCGCGCCATTGAGCTTGGAAGCTTTTCCGCCGCAGCGGAAGAGCTGGGCTATACGCCATCCGGCATCCGGCAGATGGCCGAGGCGGTGGAACGGGAAATGGGCTTTCCGCTTTTACTCCGGGGGCGTTCCGGAATCCGGCCCACCGGGGCCTGCCAGGTCCTGCTCCCCAGATTCCACGAGCTGATCCGGGCAGAGAAGCTCTTACAGCTTGACGCAGCGGAATTAAAGGGGCTTTCTGTCGGGTCTGTGACTATTGGCGCGTATTCCAGTGTCGCCATCAATCGACTCCCCAGAGTGCTTCAGCAATTTCACCAGGACTTTCCCCAGATTTCTATCTGCCTGCGGGAGGGAATCCATCAGGAACTGGATACCTGGCTGGAAAACCGCGAGGTGGACTTTTGCCTGTACAGCGGCAGTGCTGACAAGTCCTACGATTGGTTTCCTCTTTACCAGGACCCTATGCTGGCGGTGCTGCCCCTTAGCCACCCAATGGCAGGCTGCTCGTCTTTCCCCATCGAAAAAATTGCCGAGGAGCCATTCATTATGCCTGGGAATAACGGAGGCGGGTACGATGTGGTGCATCTACTTGAAAAAAACCATATCAAGCCCAAAATTGAATTTTCCACTATCGAAAACTTTTCCGCTCTGGCCATGATTGAATGTGGGCTTGGCATCAGCATCATGAACGAGGGGATCACCCTGGGCCGTCTCAACCAAGTGGTTATGACCCCGCTGGAACCGCCCCAGCATATCACCATTGGTATTGAAATTCCCTCTTTGAAAACCGGGTCCCCAGCCACCCGAAAAATGATTTCCTACTTACGAAAAATGCTCACCGCATTGAAGGCAAAGCAGCGCCCATAA
- the rpmE gene encoding 50S ribosomal protein L31 — MKEGIHPNYQQTTITCACGNVIETGSTKSDIKVEVCSKCHPFFTGKQKLVDTGGRVAKFNKKFGLK; from the coding sequence ATGAAGGAAGGAATCCATCCCAATTATCAGCAGACTACCATTACATGCGCCTGCGGTAATGTGATTGAGACAGGTTCTACCAAGAGTGATATCAAGGTGGAAGTCTGCTCGAAGTGTCACCCCTTCTTCACGGGTAAGCAGAAGCTGGTGGACACCGGCGGACGCGTGGCCAAGTTCAACAAGAAGTTCGGCCTGAAGTAA
- a CDS encoding SRPBCC family protein codes for MAEIICTMEERFPAPVETVWNLVTDLDHWQWRSDLKGLTITGPDTFTEHGRDGFSTRFTITCRKANALWEFTLENENLTGTWRGEFRAVEDGTRVTFTERIQPRKWWMRLFARRYLQSQQRRYFEDLQRTLVNRAP; via the coding sequence ATGGCGGAGATCATCTGCACAATGGAAGAGCGGTTTCCTGCCCCTGTGGAGACGGTCTGGAATCTGGTGACGGACCTGGACCACTGGCAGTGGCGCAGCGACCTGAAGGGGCTGACAATCACCGGGCCGGACACTTTTACGGAGCATGGAAGGGATGGCTTTTCTACCCGCTTCACAATCACCTGCCGCAAGGCCAACGCCTTGTGGGAGTTTACACTGGAAAATGAGAACCTGACGGGAACCTGGCGCGGAGAATTCCGGGCGGTGGAGGACGGGACGCGGGTGACGTTCACCGAACGGATTCAGCCAAGGAAGTGGTGGATGCGGCTGTTTGCCCGTCGGTATTTGCAAAGTCAGCAGCGCCGCTATTTTGAGGATCTGCAGCGGACACTGGTGAACCGGGCGCCTTAG